The Lysobacter enzymogenes genome window below encodes:
- the rlmKL gene encoding bifunctional 23S rRNA (guanine(2069)-N(7))-methyltransferase RlmK/23S rRNA (guanine(2445)-N(2))-methyltransferase RlmL yields MSKFYASCGKGLEYLLADELAALGCQRATAATAGANVEGTLADAQRAVLWSRLASRVLWPIAEFDCPDEHALYAGVAAVAWPDHLEAVHTLAVDAHVSGEAITHARYAAQRVKDAVVDVMRARTGARPDVDTEAPDLRLNLVVRKGRAILSVDLGGGPLHRRGWRQHQGEAPLKENLAAAVLLRGQWPKLYAQGGALFDPMCGSGTLLIEGALMAADVAPGLLRHGLLPPTRWRGFDFAGWRALCEEARSRETAGLTALRPVFAGSDIDPQAIRAARENEAMAGLAGLIRWDVAAVEALRVVPEPLRASAAAQADVVAQDESQPSDRHPREGGDPGLHRDGSGDVRKSGAGQERGFADGALADGGAATPVGLAVCNPPYDARLAADPALYRALGEALKRLVPSWRASLLCGDPALAQATGLRASKKYQVFNGAIECALIVCDPIARVGHAEQRAMEQDAAPQPLSEGAQMVANRLRKNLRKLKSWRQREGVSCFRAYDADLPEYAAAIDVYASDEAAPRTYLHVQEYAAPADIPEADQRRRRNELLAAAREVFEVPRERIAVKTRARGKGGSKYGQFDQRGEFVPVREGAARLRVNLFDYLDTGLFLDHRPIRLRIAEEARGKRFLNLFAYTGAASVQAAVGGAAQTVTVDLSSTYLQWCADNLRENGLGGAQHQLIHADAIAWLEAERSRYDLIFCDPPTFSNSARADDFDIQREHVRLLRAAVARLADNGVLYFSNNFRRFRLDTEAIAQFARCEDISAATIPPDFERDARIHRCWRLEPR; encoded by the coding sequence ATGAGCAAGTTCTACGCAAGCTGCGGCAAGGGCCTGGAATACCTGTTGGCCGACGAACTGGCCGCGCTGGGTTGCCAGCGCGCCACCGCCGCGACCGCCGGCGCCAACGTCGAAGGCACGCTCGCCGACGCTCAGCGCGCGGTGCTGTGGTCGCGCCTGGCCAGCCGGGTGCTGTGGCCGATCGCCGAATTCGACTGCCCCGACGAACACGCGCTGTACGCCGGCGTCGCCGCGGTGGCGTGGCCCGATCACCTGGAAGCGGTGCACACCCTGGCGGTGGACGCGCACGTGTCGGGCGAGGCCATCACCCACGCGCGCTATGCCGCGCAGCGGGTCAAGGACGCGGTCGTCGACGTGATGCGCGCGCGCACCGGCGCGCGTCCGGACGTGGACACCGAAGCGCCGGACCTGCGCCTGAATCTGGTCGTGCGCAAAGGCCGCGCGATCCTGTCGGTCGATCTCGGCGGCGGCCCGCTGCACCGGCGCGGCTGGCGCCAGCACCAGGGCGAGGCGCCGTTGAAGGAGAACCTCGCCGCGGCGGTGCTGCTGCGCGGGCAATGGCCGAAGCTGTACGCGCAGGGCGGCGCGCTGTTCGACCCGATGTGCGGCAGCGGCACCTTGCTGATCGAAGGCGCGCTGATGGCCGCCGACGTGGCGCCGGGCCTGTTGCGCCACGGCCTGCTGCCGCCGACGCGCTGGCGCGGTTTCGATTTCGCCGGCTGGCGCGCGCTGTGCGAGGAAGCGCGTTCGCGCGAGACCGCCGGTTTGACCGCGTTGCGGCCGGTGTTCGCCGGCAGCGATATCGACCCGCAGGCGATCCGCGCGGCGCGCGAGAACGAGGCGATGGCGGGGCTGGCGGGGTTGATCCGTTGGGACGTGGCGGCGGTGGAGGCATTGCGGGTGGTGCCGGAGCCGTTGCGGGCGAGCGCTGCTGCGCAAGCCGACGTTGTTGCGCAAGACGAATCGCAACCCTCCGACCGTCATCCCCGCGAAGGCGGGGATCCAGGGCTTCATCGCGACGGATCTGGCGACGTGCGAAAGAGCGGGGCCGGGCAGGAACGCGGCTTCGCCGATGGGGCACTGGCGGATGGGGGCGCGGCTACCCCAGTTGGCCTAGCCGTCTGCAACCCCCCCTACGACGCCCGCCTCGCCGCCGACCCCGCGCTCTACCGCGCCCTCGGCGAAGCGCTCAAGCGCCTGGTCCCGTCCTGGCGCGCGAGCCTGCTGTGCGGCGACCCCGCGCTGGCCCAGGCCACCGGCCTGCGCGCGAGCAAGAAGTACCAGGTGTTCAACGGCGCGATCGAATGCGCGCTGATCGTCTGCGACCCGATCGCCCGCGTCGGCCACGCCGAACAGCGCGCGATGGAACAAGACGCCGCGCCGCAGCCGCTCAGCGAAGGCGCGCAGATGGTCGCCAACCGCCTGCGCAAGAACCTGCGCAAGCTCAAGTCCTGGCGCCAGCGCGAGGGCGTGAGCTGCTTCCGCGCCTACGACGCCGACCTGCCCGAGTACGCCGCGGCCATCGACGTCTACGCCAGCGACGAAGCCGCGCCGCGCACCTACCTGCACGTGCAGGAGTACGCCGCGCCGGCCGACATTCCCGAGGCCGACCAGCGCCGCCGCCGCAACGAACTGCTGGCCGCGGCGCGCGAAGTGTTCGAAGTGCCGCGCGAACGCATCGCGGTGAAGACCCGCGCGCGCGGCAAGGGCGGCAGCAAGTACGGCCAGTTCGACCAGCGCGGCGAGTTCGTGCCGGTGCGCGAGGGCGCCGCGCGCCTGCGCGTGAACCTGTTCGACTACCTCGACACCGGCCTGTTCCTCGATCACCGGCCGATCCGCCTGCGCATCGCCGAGGAAGCGCGCGGCAAGCGCTTCCTCAACCTGTTCGCCTACACCGGCGCGGCCAGCGTGCAGGCCGCGGTCGGCGGCGCGGCGCAGACCGTTACGGTCGATCTGTCGTCGACCTATCTGCAATGGTGCGCCGACAACCTGCGCGAAAACGGCCTCGGCGGCGCCCAGCACCAGCTGATCCACGCCGACGCGATCGCCTGGCTGGAAGCCGAACGCAGCCGTTACGACCTGATCTTCTGCGACCCGCCGACCTTCTCCAACTCCGCGCGCGCCGACGACTTCGACATCCAGCGCGAACACGTGCGCCTGCTGCGCGCCGCGGTCGCGCGCCTGGCCGACAACGGCGTGCTGTACTTCTCCAACAACTTCCGCCGTTTCCGCCTGGACACCGAGGCGATCGCGCAGTTCGCCCGCTGCGAGGACATCAGCGCCGCGACGATTCCGCCGGATTTCGAACGCGACGCGCGCATCCACCGTTGCTGGCGCCTGGAGCCGCGTTGA
- a CDS encoding class I SAM-dependent methyltransferase → MKPHRKPGAWTFFRQWLKNPLRVAAVAPSSAELAAAMIAELPDDAARVIELGGGTGAITRALLDAGIADADLLVLELNEELHAHLQVRFPQVPVLLGDARMLPQLAREQGYLAGGPADAIVSGLGLLTMPHPLQRDIIAAAFQCLRPGGVFVQFTYGPAAPVADAVARQLSLRVRRGEFVLRNVPPATVYVYTREPG, encoded by the coding sequence ATGAAGCCGCACCGCAAGCCCGGCGCCTGGACCTTCTTTCGCCAGTGGCTGAAGAACCCGTTGCGAGTGGCCGCGGTGGCGCCGTCCAGCGCCGAACTGGCCGCGGCGATGATCGCCGAACTGCCCGACGACGCGGCCCGGGTGATCGAACTCGGCGGCGGCACCGGCGCGATCACCCGCGCCTTGCTCGACGCCGGCATCGCCGACGCCGACCTGCTGGTGCTGGAGCTCAACGAAGAACTGCACGCGCACCTGCAAGTGCGCTTCCCGCAGGTGCCGGTGCTGCTCGGCGACGCGCGCATGCTTCCGCAACTGGCGCGCGAGCAGGGCTACCTGGCCGGCGGCCCGGCCGACGCGATCGTATCCGGTCTGGGCTTGCTGACCATGCCGCATCCCTTGCAGCGCGACATCATCGCCGCCGCGTTCCAGTGCCTGCGCCCGGGCGGCGTGTTCGTGCAATTCACCTACGGCCCGGCCGCGCCGGTCGCCGACGCGGTCGCGCGGCAGCTGTCGCTGCGCGTGCGCCGCGGCGAATTCGTTCTGCGCAACGTGCCGCCGGCGACGGTGTACGTCTACACCCGCGAGCCGGGCTGA
- a CDS encoding NTF2 fold immunity protein — protein sequence MDEQRALQAQQVFSGFAEAMNAWEVEAYALSRPENGGLEAHLAPIRAGLVAIYDRFLTVRERKIGRLAGPDVGYPPEYDPANERVVAVQDLGKKFVLETVWTHPVMRDYSRQQRYTLVFAREAWRIDKKEVLRATTGKWTNQTF from the coding sequence ATGGACGAGCAACGCGCACTACAGGCCCAGCAAGTGTTCTCCGGGTTCGCCGAGGCGATGAACGCCTGGGAAGTCGAGGCCTATGCGCTCAGCCGGCCCGAGAACGGCGGGCTGGAGGCGCACCTGGCGCCGATCCGGGCCGGGCTCGTCGCGATCTACGACCGGTTCCTGACCGTGAGAGAGCGCAAGATCGGCCGCCTGGCCGGCCCCGATGTCGGCTATCCGCCCGAATACGACCCGGCCAACGAGCGCGTGGTCGCGGTGCAGGACCTGGGCAAGAAGTTCGTGCTGGAGACCGTGTGGACCCATCCGGTCATGCGCGATTATTCGCGGCAGCAGCGCTACACGCTGGTGTTCGCCCGTGAGGCGTGGCGGATCGACAAGAAGGAAGTCCTGCGTGCGACAACGGGCAAGTGGACGAATCAGACGTTCTGA
- a CDS encoding pirin family protein, translating into MATTATTYARVGRKLRGQATSDGAGVRLTRVIGGPQLPDLDPFLLLDEFGTDQPEDYLAGFPEHPHRGFETVTYMLDGRMRHRDNHGNEGVLVPGSVQWMTAGRGLVHSEMPEQEEGRMRGFQLWVNLPAREKMTEPKYQEFAPERIVQLAPAEGVQVKLIAGRIGEARGPISQPATDPVYLDVELQAGAVWEYELPEGHNAFAYVYEGGVSVGDGEDARAVAAQEMAVLAGGSTLKLGNGDAASRLIVIAGRPLREPVARYGPFVMNTKQEIMQAFVDFQEGKF; encoded by the coding sequence ATGGCCACCACCGCCACCACTTACGCCCGCGTCGGCCGCAAGCTGCGCGGCCAGGCCACCTCCGACGGCGCCGGCGTGCGCCTGACCCGGGTCATCGGCGGGCCGCAGCTGCCCGACCTCGATCCGTTCCTGCTGCTCGACGAGTTCGGCACCGACCAGCCCGAGGATTATCTCGCCGGCTTCCCCGAGCATCCGCACCGCGGCTTCGAGACGGTGACCTACATGCTCGACGGCCGCATGCGCCATCGCGACAACCACGGCAACGAAGGCGTGCTGGTGCCCGGCAGCGTGCAGTGGATGACCGCCGGCCGCGGCCTGGTGCATTCGGAGATGCCCGAGCAGGAGGAAGGCCGCATGCGCGGCTTCCAGCTGTGGGTGAACCTGCCGGCGCGCGAGAAGATGACCGAGCCCAAGTACCAGGAGTTCGCGCCGGAGCGCATCGTCCAACTGGCGCCGGCCGAGGGCGTGCAGGTCAAGCTGATCGCCGGCCGCATCGGCGAGGCGCGCGGGCCGATCTCGCAGCCGGCGACCGACCCGGTCTATCTCGATGTCGAACTGCAAGCCGGCGCGGTGTGGGAGTACGAATTGCCCGAAGGCCACAACGCGTTCGCCTACGTGTACGAAGGCGGCGTGTCGGTCGGCGACGGCGAGGATGCGCGTGCGGTCGCGGCGCAGGAAATGGCGGTGTTGGCGGGCGGTTCGACGCTCAAGCTCGGCAACGGCGATGCGGCCAGCCGGTTGATCGTGATCGCGGGGCGTCCGTTGCGCGAGCCGGTGGCGCGGTATGGTCCGTTCGTGATGAACACGAAGCAGGAGATCATGCAGGCGTTCGTCGATTTTCAGGAAGGCAAGTTCTGA
- the aqpZ gene encoding aquaporin Z, translating into MIKRLGAEFIGTFWLVLGGCGSAVLAANFGGAGNPLGIGLLGVALAFGLTVLTGAYALGHISGGHFNPAVSFGLWAGGRFPAKDLVPYIVAQVLGAILAGFVLFHIASGTGSFSIDPNAAGTFASNGYDLMSPGGYSASAAFLTEVVMTAMFLVIILGATHKNAPAGFAPIAIGLGLTLIHLISIPVTNTSVNPARSTGVALFAGAAALGQLWMFWVAPILGGLIGGAVYRWLGKDD; encoded by the coding sequence ATGATCAAGCGACTGGGTGCGGAGTTCATCGGTACCTTCTGGCTGGTGCTCGGCGGTTGCGGCAGCGCCGTGCTCGCGGCCAACTTCGGCGGCGCCGGCAATCCGCTCGGCATCGGCCTGCTCGGCGTGGCGCTGGCGTTCGGCCTGACCGTGCTGACCGGCGCCTACGCGCTGGGCCACATCTCCGGCGGCCACTTCAACCCGGCGGTCAGCTTCGGCCTGTGGGCCGGCGGCCGCTTCCCGGCCAAGGACCTGGTGCCGTACATCGTCGCCCAGGTGCTCGGCGCGATCCTCGCCGGCTTCGTGCTGTTCCACATCGCCAGCGGCACCGGCAGCTTCAGCATCGATCCCAACGCCGCCGGCACCTTCGCCAGCAACGGCTACGACCTGATGTCGCCGGGCGGCTATTCGGCGAGCGCGGCGTTCCTGACCGAAGTGGTCATGACCGCGATGTTCCTGGTCATCATCCTCGGCGCGACCCACAAGAACGCGCCGGCCGGCTTCGCCCCGATCGCGATCGGCCTGGGCCTGACCCTGATCCACCTGATCAGCATTCCGGTGACCAACACCTCGGTGAACCCGGCGCGTTCGACCGGCGTGGCGCTGTTCGCCGGCGCCGCGGCGCTGGGGCAGCTGTGGATGTTCTGGGTCGCGCCGATCCTGGGCGGGCTGATCGGCGGCGCGGTGTATCGGTGGTTGGGCAAGGACGATTGA
- a CDS encoding pirin family protein has product MTILVAPRVHDLGGFQVRRAVPSLQARSVGPFVFVDHMGPAEFAPGQGIDVRPHPHIGLATVTFLWSGAIGHRDTLGSVQDIHPGDVNWMTAGRGIAHSERTPDAPRAAGQAVHGLQTWVALPRSFEETAPAFHHHPAATLPQQRRDGAWLRVVAGRGFGAESPVRVFADTLYVAIDLDPDAELDIEDSHAERALYILEGQSQLDGADLPEKHLIVLDPGTRPRLRAKTPLKAMLLGGEPLDGPRHLWWNFVSSSRERIEQAKQDWAAGRFGQIPGEHEFIPLPER; this is encoded by the coding sequence ATGACCATCCTCGTCGCCCCGCGCGTTCACGACCTCGGCGGCTTCCAGGTGCGCCGCGCCGTGCCCAGCCTGCAAGCGCGTTCGGTCGGTCCGTTCGTGTTCGTCGACCACATGGGCCCGGCCGAATTCGCGCCCGGCCAGGGCATCGACGTGCGGCCGCATCCGCACATCGGCCTGGCCACGGTCACCTTCCTGTGGTCCGGCGCGATCGGCCATCGCGACACCCTCGGCAGCGTCCAGGACATCCATCCCGGCGACGTCAACTGGATGACCGCCGGCCGCGGCATCGCCCATTCCGAACGCACCCCCGACGCGCCGCGCGCCGCCGGCCAGGCCGTGCACGGCCTGCAGACCTGGGTGGCGCTGCCGCGCTCGTTCGAGGAAACCGCGCCGGCCTTCCACCACCATCCGGCCGCGACCCTGCCGCAGCAGCGCCGCGACGGCGCCTGGCTGCGCGTCGTCGCCGGCCGCGGCTTCGGCGCCGAATCGCCGGTGCGGGTGTTCGCCGACACGCTGTACGTCGCCATCGACCTCGACCCCGACGCCGAGCTGGACATCGAGGACAGCCACGCCGAGCGCGCCCTGTACATCCTGGAAGGCCAGTCCCAGCTCGACGGCGCCGACCTGCCGGAGAAGCACCTGATCGTGCTCGACCCGGGCACCCGCCCGCGCCTGCGCGCCAAGACCCCGCTCAAGGCCATGCTGCTCGGCGGCGAGCCGCTCGACGGCCCGCGCCACCTGTGGTGGAACTTCGTGTCCAGCTCGCGCGAGCGGATCGAGCAGGCTAAACAGGACTGGGCCGCGGGCCGCTTCGGCCAGATCCCCGGCGAGCACGAATTCATCCCGCTGCCGGAGCGATGA
- a CDS encoding SixA phosphatase family protein encodes MHRIAATLSSAALLAGLAGCAGAPPAASAPSARYIVVRHAEKADDGTRDPELAPAGRERAQRLAARVREEPLRAVYVTAYRRTLQTGEPAAREHALTPIVYDAKRPAAEFAAQLRRERGDGATLVVGHSNTAPDIAAALCACAVEPMPETEYDRRMIVDIDAQGRASLRIERDR; translated from the coding sequence ATGCATCGAATCGCCGCAACGTTGTCGTCCGCCGCGCTGCTGGCGGGCCTGGCCGGCTGCGCCGGCGCACCGCCCGCAGCGTCTGCGCCCTCCGCGCGCTACATCGTGGTGCGCCACGCCGAGAAAGCCGACGACGGCACGCGCGATCCCGAGCTCGCGCCGGCCGGCCGCGAGCGCGCGCAACGCCTGGCAGCGCGCGTGCGCGAGGAACCGCTGCGCGCGGTCTACGTCACCGCCTACCGCCGCACCTTGCAGACCGGCGAGCCGGCCGCGCGCGAACACGCGCTGACCCCGATCGTCTACGACGCCAAGCGCCCGGCCGCCGAATTCGCCGCGCAGTTGCGCCGCGAACGCGGCGACGGCGCGACCCTGGTGGTCGGCCACAGCAACACCGCGCCGGACATCGCCGCCGCGCTGTGCGCCTGCGCGGTCGAGCCGATGCCGGAGACCGAGTACGACCGGCGCATGATCGTCGACATCGACGCGCAAGGCCGCGCCAGCTTGCGGATCGAACGCGACCGCTGA
- a CDS encoding GlcG/HbpS family heme-binding protein encodes MPTLAAPPLKTQLPQRTVLNLAAAEQIAAAAAAKARAQNLSVSIAIVDEAGRLLHFQRMDGTPNSSVEVAIGKAVHAADYRRDSGFHQKLLEAGNNVVLGLPHSLPIEGGVRLLLGDQVIGGIGVSGAQAAQDGQIAQAGADLLK; translated from the coding sequence ATGCCGACCCTCGCCGCCCCGCCGCTCAAGACCCAGCTCCCGCAGCGCACCGTGCTCAACCTCGCCGCCGCCGAGCAGATCGCCGCGGCCGCCGCAGCCAAGGCGCGCGCGCAGAACCTGTCGGTGTCGATCGCCATCGTCGACGAAGCCGGCCGGCTGCTGCATTTCCAGCGCATGGACGGTACGCCCAACTCCAGCGTCGAAGTCGCCATCGGCAAGGCCGTACACGCCGCCGACTACCGCCGCGACAGCGGTTTCCATCAGAAGCTGCTGGAAGCAGGCAACAACGTCGTGCTGGGCCTGCCGCACTCGCTGCCGATCGAAGGCGGCGTGCGCCTGCTGCTCGGCGATCAGGTGATCGGCGGCATCGGCGTGTCCGGCGCGCAGGCCGCGCAGGACGGGCAGATCGCCCAGGCCGGCGCCGATCTGCTGAAGTGA
- the mfd gene encoding transcription-repair coupling factor, whose translation MSALLPKPGQQRAWWRAPASPSALAWAIARAAGEHDGPLLAVTRDNHGAHQLEADLRTLLGAEGAADGALPVLPFPDWETLPYDVFSPHPDIVSQRLSALHRLPSLKRGIVVVPVQTLLQKLAPLRHVVGGSFDVRVGQRLDLDGEKRRLESAGYRNVPQVLDPGDFAVRGGLLDVYPMGADSPFRVELLDDEIETIRAFDPESQRSLDKIERVRLLPGREVPLDEASLKRALDALRERFDLDTRRSALYQDLKAGLAPSGIEYYLPLFFEQTATLFDYLAGNVLPVIADGALEAADAFWAHTGERYEQRRHDIERPLLPPDQLYLTPVGLRERLNQGERIELCGEQHAQRPRALALGEQPAPNLPVAARDTAPAEALKSFLASYPGRVLIAADTAGRREALLEVLQSAGLRPETVADWTAFRDGAARFAIAVAPLDDGFAIDEPALAILTERQLFPERASQPRRRKRAGREPEAIIRDLGELSEGAPIVHEDHGVGRYRGLIVLEAGGQPGEYLEIEYAKGDRLYVPVAQLHLISRYSGASVETAPLHSLGGEQWTKAKRKAAEKVRDVAAELLEIQAKRQARAGLALDVDRAMYEPFAAAFPFEETPDQHSSIEAVIRDLGSSQPMDRVVCGDVGFGKTEVAVRAAFVAAAAGKQVAVLVPTTLLAEQHYRNFRDRFADWPLKVEVLSRFKTSKEIKAELEKLSEGKIDVVVGTHRLLQSDVRFKDLGLVIVDEEQRFGVRQKEALKALRANVHLLTLTATPIPRTLNMAMAGLRDLSIIATPPAHRLAVQTFVVPWDDMQLREAFQRELSRGGQVYFLHNDVESIGRMKRQLEELVPEARIGIAHGQMAERELESVMLDFHKQRFNVLLCTTIIESGIDIPNANTIIMNRADKFGLAQLHQLRGRVGRSHHRAYAYLVIPDQRSVTADAQKRLEAIASMDELGAGFTLATHDLEIRGAGELLGEDQSGQMAEVGFSLYTELLERAVRSIRQGKLPDVDSTDARGAEVELHIPALIPEDYLPDVHTRLTLYKRISGARGSEELRELQVEMIDRFGLLPDAAKHLFAVAELKLAATALGIRKLDLGDKGGRLQFIERPNVDPLSIIKMIQGQPKLYQMDGPDKLRIKLDLPDAPARLAAAKGLLMLLDTKH comes from the coding sequence GTGTCCGCTCTTCTGCCCAAACCCGGCCAGCAGCGCGCCTGGTGGCGCGCGCCGGCCTCGCCCTCCGCGCTGGCCTGGGCGATCGCCCGCGCCGCCGGCGAACACGACGGCCCGCTGCTGGCGGTGACCCGCGACAACCACGGCGCGCATCAGCTCGAAGCCGATCTGCGCACCCTGCTCGGCGCCGAAGGCGCGGCCGACGGCGCGCTGCCGGTGCTGCCGTTCCCGGATTGGGAGACGTTGCCTTACGACGTCTTCAGCCCGCATCCGGACATCGTCTCGCAACGCCTGTCCGCGCTGCACCGGCTGCCGTCGCTCAAGCGCGGCATCGTCGTGGTGCCGGTGCAGACGCTGCTGCAGAAGCTCGCACCGCTGCGCCACGTGGTCGGCGGCAGCTTCGACGTGCGCGTCGGCCAGCGCCTGGACCTCGACGGCGAAAAGCGCCGGCTCGAATCGGCCGGTTACCGCAACGTGCCGCAGGTGCTCGACCCCGGCGATTTCGCCGTGCGCGGCGGCCTGCTCGACGTCTATCCGATGGGCGCGGACTCGCCGTTCCGGGTCGAACTGCTCGACGACGAGATCGAGACCATCCGCGCGTTCGATCCCGAATCGCAACGCTCGCTCGACAAGATCGAACGCGTGCGCCTTCTGCCGGGCCGCGAAGTGCCGCTCGACGAGGCCTCGCTGAAGCGCGCGCTCGACGCGCTGCGCGAACGCTTCGACCTCGACACCCGGCGCAGCGCGCTGTACCAGGACCTCAAGGCCGGGCTGGCGCCGTCGGGCATCGAGTACTACCTGCCGCTGTTCTTCGAACAGACCGCGACCCTGTTCGATTACCTCGCCGGCAACGTGCTGCCGGTGATCGCCGACGGCGCGCTCGAAGCCGCCGACGCGTTCTGGGCCCACACCGGCGAGCGTTACGAACAACGCCGCCACGACATCGAACGGCCGCTGCTGCCGCCGGACCAGTTGTATCTGACTCCGGTCGGCCTGCGCGAACGGCTCAACCAGGGCGAGCGCATCGAACTGTGCGGCGAGCAGCACGCGCAGCGTCCGCGCGCGCTGGCGCTCGGCGAGCAGCCCGCGCCGAACCTGCCGGTGGCCGCGCGCGACACCGCGCCGGCCGAAGCGCTCAAATCGTTTCTCGCCAGCTATCCGGGCCGGGTGCTGATCGCCGCCGACACCGCCGGCCGCCGCGAGGCCTTGCTGGAAGTGCTGCAATCGGCCGGGCTGCGCCCCGAGACCGTCGCCGACTGGACCGCGTTCCGCGACGGCGCGGCGCGCTTCGCCATCGCGGTGGCGCCGCTCGACGACGGCTTCGCGATCGACGAACCGGCGCTGGCGATCCTGACCGAACGCCAGCTGTTCCCCGAGCGCGCCTCGCAGCCGCGCCGGCGCAAGCGCGCCGGGCGCGAGCCCGAGGCGATCATCCGCGACCTCGGCGAACTGTCCGAAGGCGCGCCGATCGTGCACGAGGACCACGGCGTCGGCCGTTACCGCGGCCTGATCGTGCTCGAAGCCGGCGGCCAGCCCGGCGAATACCTGGAAATCGAATACGCCAAGGGCGACCGGCTGTACGTGCCGGTCGCGCAGCTGCACCTGATCAGCCGCTACTCCGGCGCGTCGGTGGAAACCGCGCCGCTGCATTCGCTCGGCGGCGAGCAGTGGACCAAGGCCAAGCGCAAGGCCGCGGAGAAAGTCCGCGACGTCGCCGCCGAACTGCTGGAAATCCAGGCCAAGCGCCAGGCCCGCGCGGGCCTCGCGCTGGACGTCGACCGGGCGATGTACGAACCGTTCGCCGCGGCGTTCCCGTTCGAGGAAACGCCCGACCAGCACTCCTCGATCGAAGCGGTGATCCGCGACCTCGGCAGCAGCCAGCCGATGGACCGGGTGGTCTGCGGCGACGTCGGCTTCGGCAAGACCGAAGTCGCGGTGCGCGCGGCCTTCGTCGCCGCCGCCGCCGGCAAGCAGGTCGCGGTGCTGGTGCCGACCACGCTGCTGGCCGAACAGCACTACCGCAATTTCCGCGACCGCTTCGCCGACTGGCCGCTCAAGGTCGAAGTGCTGTCGCGCTTCAAGACCAGCAAGGAGATCAAGGCCGAACTGGAGAAGCTGAGCGAAGGCAAGATCGACGTGGTCGTCGGCACCCATCGCCTGTTGCAGAGCGACGTGCGCTTCAAGGACCTCGGGCTGGTCATCGTCGACGAGGAACAACGCTTCGGCGTGCGCCAGAAGGAAGCGCTGAAGGCGCTGCGCGCCAACGTGCACCTGCTCACGCTGACCGCCACGCCGATCCCGCGCACGCTGAACATGGCGATGGCCGGGCTGCGCGACCTCAGCATCATCGCCACCCCGCCGGCGCACCGGCTGGCGGTGCAGACCTTCGTCGTGCCGTGGGACGACATGCAGTTGCGCGAGGCGTTCCAGCGCGAGCTGTCGCGCGGCGGGCAGGTGTACTTCCTGCACAACGACGTCGAGAGCATCGGCCGGATGAAGCGCCAGCTCGAAGAACTGGTGCCGGAAGCGCGCATCGGCATCGCCCACGGCCAGATGGCCGAGCGCGAACTCGAGAGCGTGATGCTCGACTTCCACAAGCAGCGCTTCAACGTGCTGCTGTGCACGACCATCATCGAGTCGGGCATCGACATCCCCAACGCCAACACCATCATCATGAACCGCGCCGACAAGTTCGGCCTGGCCCAGCTGCACCAGCTGCGCGGCCGCGTCGGCCGTTCGCACCATCGCGCCTACGCTTATCTGGTCATCCCGGACCAGCGTTCGGTCACCGCCGACGCGCAGAAGCGGCTGGAGGCGATCGCCTCGATGGACGAACTCGGCGCCGGCTTCACCCTGGCCACCCACGACCTGGAAATCCGCGGCGCCGGCGAGCTGCTCGGCGAGGACCAGAGCGGGCAGATGGCCGAGGTCGGCTTCAGCCTCTACACCGAACTGCTGGAGCGCGCGGTGCGCTCGATCCGCCAGGGCAAGCTGCCGGACGTGGATTCGACCGACGCGCGCGGCGCCGAAGTCGAGCTGCACATTCCGGCGCTGATCCCCGAGGACTACCTGCCCGACGTGCACACCCGCCTGACCCTGTACAAGCGCATCAGCGGCGCGCGCGGCAGCGAGGAACTGCGCGAGCTGCAAGTGGAGATGATCGACCGCTTCGGCCTGCTGCCGGACGCGGCCAAGCACCTGTTCGCGGTGGCCGAGCTCAAGCTCGCCGCGACCGCGCTGGGCATCCGCAAGCTCGACCTCGGCGACAAGGGCGGCCGCCTGCAGTTCATCGAGCGGCCCAATGTCGACCCGCTGTCGATCATCAAGATGATCCAGGGGCAGCCGAAGCTGTATCAGATGGACGGGCCGGACAAGCTGCGGATCAAGCTCGATCTGCCGGATGCGCCGGCGCGGCTGGCGGCGGCGAAGGGGCTGTTGATGTTGCTCGATACCAAGCATTGA